A stretch of Besnoitia besnoiti strain Bb-Ger1 chromosome Unknown contig00058, whole genome shotgun sequence DNA encodes these proteins:
- a CDS encoding cytochrome c oxidase subunit iii subfamily protein (encoded by transcript BESB_064370) produces MTIMLSALSIVVSSVYLKNQHLYTSCTNIMTFTLVVAFLMLVCTEYLGLSLYINDNAFGNGLFILTGIHFSHVIVGAILVFFTQSIYSSLVTYMPTSSIMLSKSKGMLCKIFTEPFTILYLHFVETMWILIHITFYL; encoded by the coding sequence atgaccatcatgttaagtgcattaagtatagtggtatccagcgtatatttgaaaaaccaacatttgtatacaagctgtacgaatatcatgacattcactttggtagtcgccttcttaatgttagtctgtacggaatacttaggactatctctttatattaatgataatgcatttggtaatggacttttcatcttaactggtatacattttagccatgttattgttggagctatccttgtattcttcactcaaagtatctatagttctttagttacttacatgcctacaagctctataatgctaagcaaatctaaaggtatgttatgcaagatctttacagaaccattcactattttatatctacactttgtagaaaccatgtggatattaatccacattacattctatctctaa
- a CDS encoding cytochrome b (encoded by transcript BESB_064360): MSAHYSLVIEQDSFVPYLPYYLIGLIFLQTAFGLIELSHPDNSIPVNRFVTPLHIVPEWYFLAYYAVLKVIPSKTGGLLVFMSSLINLALLSEIRALNTRMLIRQHFMTRNVVSGWVIIWVYSMIFLIIIGSAIPQATYILYGRLATIVYLTTGLVLCLY; the protein is encoded by the coding sequence tttgttccctatctaccatattatctaattggtttaattttcttacaaacggcttttggtttgattgaattatcgcacccagataactccataccagtgaaccggtttgtaactccgcttcatatcgtacctgaatggtactttttagcatattatgcggtgttaaaagtaatcccatccaaaaccggtggtttgttagtatttatgtcctctctcattaacttagctcttttatctgaaattcgagctttgaatactcgaatgttgatacgacaacattttatgactcgaaatgtagtcagtggatgggtaattatttgggtatacagtatgatcttcttgattattattggtagtgctattccacaagcgacttatatcttatatggtagattagctactatcgtatatcttactaccggattggttctatgcttatactaa